One genomic window of Moorella glycerini includes the following:
- a CDS encoding NAD(P)/FAD-dependent oxidoreductase translates to MRYLIIGNSAAGVTAAEAIRRTDQRGEITLIADETYPAYSRIFITNIVAGTARWEDILMRPPDFYQRLGIKALLGRRAVGADLEGRTVYLENGEALVFDRLLLATGASPQLPRVAGSSLKGVTGMRTMADALKVIKILDEAPGAPVVVLGGGLVSLKSAEAMARRGGQVLLVVKSRQILSQMLDEKAAAIIQKRMERAGIKITFGYDVSAFTGRERLEGIHLENGEDISSRLAIIAKGVMPNTDLAKLMGLHVNKGIVVDGYQRTNSEVVYAAGDVCETYDPLKQQRAVNAMWPNAVFQGAAAGANMAGAQELAHIGVRVNAASFFGLQAASVGWTRPREGDEEITVIDREESYLKFIFRGEQLVGAVVIGDVRNIGYYRWLVAEEKPAGFLRREAGRKVYNFSTYRAKVGADLLQDAPTSPAAPPRRMKMAKGFFSW, encoded by the coding sequence ATGCGTTATCTAATTATCGGCAACAGTGCGGCCGGGGTAACAGCGGCCGAAGCCATTAGAAGGACAGATCAAAGGGGAGAAATAACGCTTATAGCGGATGAAACCTACCCGGCTTATTCCAGGATATTTATTACCAATATAGTGGCCGGCACGGCGCGATGGGAAGATATCCTCATGCGGCCGCCGGACTTTTATCAAAGGCTCGGCATCAAGGCGCTCCTTGGTCGAAGGGCGGTAGGGGCTGACCTTGAGGGCCGCACGGTTTATTTAGAAAATGGAGAAGCCCTGGTTTTTGACCGTTTGCTCCTGGCTACCGGGGCTTCTCCCCAGCTTCCCCGGGTGGCCGGCAGCTCCCTGAAGGGCGTCACTGGAATGCGGACCATGGCAGATGCTTTAAAGGTAATAAAAATACTGGATGAAGCTCCAGGCGCTCCTGTGGTGGTGTTGGGAGGAGGGTTGGTCAGCCTAAAATCGGCCGAGGCCATGGCCCGCCGTGGGGGCCAGGTCCTTTTAGTGGTGAAGTCGAGGCAAATACTTTCACAAATGCTGGACGAAAAGGCGGCGGCCATTATCCAAAAAAGAATGGAGCGGGCCGGTATTAAGATAACCTTTGGCTACGATGTTAGCGCCTTTACGGGCCGGGAGCGCTTGGAAGGCATTCATTTGGAAAACGGCGAAGATATTTCCTCCAGGCTGGCTATTATTGCCAAAGGTGTAATGCCAAACACCGACCTGGCCAAGTTAATGGGTTTGCATGTAAATAAGGGCATAGTAGTAGATGGTTACCAGCGGACCAATAGTGAAGTGGTGTACGCTGCCGGTGATGTTTGCGAGACTTACGACCCCCTTAAGCAACAAAGAGCAGTTAACGCCATGTGGCCTAATGCCGTTTTCCAGGGCGCCGCAGCAGGCGCTAATATGGCGGGCGCGCAAGAATTGGCCCATATAGGTGTCCGGGTAAACGCGGCTTCCTTTTTCGGCCTTCAGGCCGCATCAGTAGGCTGGACCCGCCCCCGGGAGGGGGACGAAGAAATTACGGTAATCGATAGGGAAGAAAGCTATCTTAAGTTTATATTCCGCGGGGAACAATTGGTCGGCGCGGTCGTCATTGGCGACGTTAGGAATATAGGCTACTATCGATGGCTGGTGGCCGAAGAAAAACCCGCCGGTTTTTTGCGGCGGGAAGCGGGCAGGAAGGTCTACAATTTCAGCACTTACCGGGCTAAAGTAGGGGCGGATTTATTACAAGACGCCCCTACCTCCCCGGCGGCGCCACCTAGAAGGATGAAAATGGCAAAGGGCTTTTTTTCATGGTAA
- a CDS encoding aldehyde ferredoxin oxidoreductase family protein yields the protein MFKYKGYAGNILQVDLTAAKVKTMPLDEGLAEKFLGGNGFGSRFLWEMVPPEVDPLSPDNIFILATGPLGGTLIPNSGRVEAIAKSPLTNIYGDSNSGGFFGPELKFAGYDMIIFQGRASQPVYLYIEDDLVEIRDASHLWGKDTMETEAALKAEIHDPDIKTACIGPAGENLVRYACVQVTPQRSLGRGGMGAVMGSKNLKAVVVRGTKGVTIARPEEFYNLALELHRRLRANEIYPAVSKYGTPGIVSIMNMIGRFPTKNFQYGAYELADAINAETLHQKYFVKHLACYACPVACDKLFRVNEGAYQGLAGRSFEYEALNGFGANILNSDLPSILKANDMTDRLGLDNISASRAISFAMELWEKGILTREEAEGLDLSWGNMDTTFKLLEMITYRQGLGDLLAEGVKRAAAKIGRGAEYYAMHVKGQEIAAQDGRAQQSMGLAHATSNRGADHLKGFPTIDETGYPAEAERRYGKEYLPEMADPRSIKYKGFLVKDGEDFAAVVDSSGNCKSGGTFVLAEIYWEDIAKAIRYATGMDLDVPDLKKIGERIYNLQRCYNILCGISRKDDTLPRRFLEEPSPSAAAKGLVCRLEPMLEEYYYLRDWDAGTGYPTISKLKELGLEEAIDRIGAEKLIYSRRDIKTGQSE from the coding sequence GTGTTTAAATACAAGGGCTATGCCGGCAATATATTACAGGTCGATCTTACTGCTGCGAAGGTGAAGACGATGCCGCTGGATGAAGGTTTGGCGGAAAAATTTTTGGGCGGCAACGGTTTTGGCAGCAGGTTTTTGTGGGAAATGGTGCCTCCTGAAGTCGACCCCCTTTCCCCGGACAATATATTTATCCTTGCTACTGGCCCCTTAGGGGGGACACTGATCCCCAACAGCGGGCGGGTTGAAGCAATAGCCAAATCACCGCTGACAAATATTTACGGTGATTCCAATTCGGGCGGTTTTTTTGGGCCGGAACTAAAGTTTGCGGGTTATGACATGATAATTTTTCAGGGTCGCGCTTCCCAACCGGTATACCTGTATATCGAAGACGACCTGGTAGAAATCCGTGACGCCTCCCATCTCTGGGGAAAAGATACCATGGAAACTGAAGCAGCCCTAAAGGCAGAAATTCACGACCCTGATATTAAAACGGCTTGTATCGGTCCGGCGGGGGAAAACTTAGTGCGGTATGCCTGTGTCCAAGTTACTCCCCAGCGCTCCCTGGGTAGGGGCGGCATGGGCGCGGTGATGGGCTCTAAGAACTTAAAAGCGGTAGTAGTCAGGGGTACTAAGGGAGTGACCATTGCTCGGCCGGAGGAGTTTTACAACCTGGCTTTAGAATTGCACCGGCGCCTGCGGGCTAATGAGATTTACCCGGCGGTCTCTAAATACGGGACGCCAGGAATTGTTTCGATAATGAACATGATCGGCCGCTTTCCCACTAAAAATTTCCAATATGGTGCCTATGAACTCGCCGACGCCATTAATGCCGAGACCCTGCACCAAAAGTATTTTGTCAAACACCTGGCCTGTTACGCCTGCCCGGTCGCCTGCGATAAATTGTTCAGGGTAAACGAGGGAGCCTATCAAGGACTGGCCGGCCGGAGTTTTGAATACGAAGCCTTGAATGGCTTTGGGGCCAATATTTTAAATAGCGATTTGCCTTCCATCCTCAAGGCCAACGATATGACGGACCGGCTGGGACTAGATAATATATCCGCAAGCCGGGCCATATCGTTTGCCATGGAATTGTGGGAGAAAGGGATCCTTACCAGGGAAGAAGCTGAGGGTCTGGATCTTTCCTGGGGCAATATGGATACTACCTTTAAGCTTTTGGAAATGATTACCTATAGGCAGGGCCTGGGCGACCTTTTGGCGGAAGGGGTTAAAAGGGCCGCCGCAAAAATAGGGCGAGGGGCCGAGTATTATGCCATGCACGTCAAAGGCCAGGAGATTGCAGCCCAGGACGGGAGGGCCCAACAGTCCATGGGTTTGGCCCACGCAACTTCTAACAGGGGGGCCGATCACTTAAAAGGTTTTCCAACGATAGATGAAACCGGGTATCCGGCTGAGGCCGAGCGGCGCTATGGTAAAGAGTACCTGCCGGAGATGGCTGACCCCCGCAGCATTAAGTACAAGGGGTTCCTGGTGAAAGACGGCGAAGACTTTGCGGCTGTAGTGGACAGCTCCGGCAATTGTAAATCCGGCGGCACCTTCGTCTTAGCGGAGATTTACTGGGAGGACATAGCGAAGGCAATTCGTTACGCCACGGGGATGGACCTCGACGTGCCGGACTTGAAAAAAATCGGCGAGCGCATTTACAATTTGCAGCGCTGTTACAACATCCTTTGCGGCATTTCCCGGAAAGACGACACCTTACCCCGCCGTTTTTTGGAAGAACCAAGCCCCTCGGCGGCGGCAAAGGGACTGGTATGCCGGCTGGAACCAATGCTCGAAGAGTATTATTATCTACGCGATTGGGACGCCGGAACAGGCTATCCTACCATTAGCAAACTAAAAGAATTGGGCCTGGAAGAAGCGATAGACAGGATTGGAGCCGAAAAATTAATTTACTCTCGCCGGGATATAAAGACAGGACAAAGCGAGTGA
- a CDS encoding 4Fe-4S dicluster domain-containing protein has translation MSCISVLKYEEEAFYLPFTCQQCEKAVCAEVCPVQAIKRNHATGAWEIDSGRCMGCKMCVASCPFGGVAFDSLRGRAFKCDLCGGDPECVKVCPPSAIKLVKGPEAVLAKRRRAVARLADSFKGLREVEQGV, from the coding sequence ATGTCGTGCATATCAGTATTAAAGTATGAAGAAGAGGCCTTTTATCTGCCCTTCACTTGCCAGCAGTGCGAGAAGGCCGTCTGCGCTGAAGTATGCCCCGTCCAGGCCATCAAACGAAATCATGCAACCGGCGCTTGGGAAATCGACAGTGGCCGTTGCATGGGTTGCAAAATGTGTGTGGCTTCATGTCCCTTTGGCGGCGTGGCCTTTGATTCCTTACGCGGCCGGGCGTTTAAATGCGACCTGTGCGGCGGGGATCCGGAATGCGTCAAGGTTTGCCCTCCAAGTGCCATTAAGCTGGTGAAAGGCCCTGAGGCTGTTTTAGCCAAGCGGCGCCGGGCGGTTGCCCGTTTGGCCGATTCCTTTAAAGGTTTGCGGGAGGTGGAACAGGGTGTTTAA
- a CDS encoding MoaD/ThiS family protein, with amino-acid sequence MEITVKYYNLIAAATGKMSEKIAVPEAGRQGEGVTLKEILVFLTREYGAALAELVFRSRDELNPGLLILVDGQLITGEGGEVLNKVVPAGSELVLLFAVAGG; translated from the coding sequence ATGGAAATTACAGTTAAATATTACAATTTAATTGCCGCTGCTACGGGAAAAATGTCCGAGAAGATCGCTGTGCCGGAGGCGGGGCGGCAAGGTGAAGGGGTAACTTTAAAGGAAATACTGGTTTTTCTCACGAGGGAATATGGTGCGGCGCTGGCGGAGCTTGTTTTTCGCAGCCGGGATGAGCTTAATCCCGGGCTGCTGATATTAGTTGATGGGCAACTAATAACCGGGGAAGGAGGGGAGGTCCTCAACAAGGTTGTCCCTGCTGGTTCGGAATTGGTTTTGCTTTTTGCCGTAGCAGGTGGTTAG
- a CDS encoding GntR family transcriptional regulator, giving the protein MALNLKLERNTLRGQAADLLLAMIKEKHFPDNKLPGEEELARLMGVSRATVREALSSLARLGYITKKHGKGNYGHPTIANLPARLDMTTDFLDLLNGQGWSPRVVHRDLRRTRNFSPEAGAALGLTAGDEVIKLDRIYYLDDRPAILAEIEIPSQRLQQLPDGEVDNLAFKDFYETYCAGELVKMVINIKSRIYPRGAELFKVDMATPLLWWEEKWLTLEDEPACYASIYFNPGATSITMVVNLV; this is encoded by the coding sequence ATGGCCCTTAATTTAAAACTGGAGCGCAATACCCTGCGAGGTCAGGCGGCGGATTTGCTCCTGGCGATGATTAAAGAAAAACATTTTCCAGACAACAAACTGCCCGGGGAAGAAGAATTGGCGCGGCTGATGGGGGTAAGCAGGGCGACGGTGCGGGAGGCCTTGTCCTCATTAGCGCGCCTTGGCTATATAACCAAAAAGCATGGCAAGGGGAATTACGGCCATCCAACTATTGCCAATCTCCCGGCTCGCCTGGATATGACGACCGATTTTTTAGATTTATTAAACGGCCAGGGGTGGTCGCCGCGGGTGGTGCACCGGGATTTAAGGCGTACCAGGAATTTTTCTCCTGAAGCCGGAGCGGCGTTGGGACTGACGGCCGGGGATGAGGTGATTAAACTCGATAGGATATATTACCTCGACGACCGGCCGGCAATTTTAGCGGAAATTGAGATACCCTCCCAGCGTCTGCAACAGTTACCTGATGGAGAGGTTGATAACCTTGCCTTTAAGGATTTTTACGAAACCTATTGCGCCGGGGAACTGGTAAAAATGGTCATTAACATTAAATCGCGGATATACCCGCGGGGAGCTGAGTTATTTAAAGTCGATATGGCAACGCCGCTTTTATGGTGGGAAGAGAAGTGGCTGACTTTAGAGGATGAGCCCGCATGTTACGCCAGTATTTACTTTAATCCGGGGGCAACCTCCATAACCATGGTGGTTAATCTGGTTTAG
- a CDS encoding radical SAM protein, producing the protein MEVRFMKCSICERACVIPEGKTGACGLYKNNGQEITELYPDNYLVVCPISIETMPILHFYPGGKFLQISTAGCNFNCNGCVSTVIAKEMDPASRALRKLSPEEVVSEAIKNDCIGIAFLMNDPLASLPTFIKVARVAKSCGLLVGCSTNAYFTETSLAQIISDLDFINVGVKGLSDQAYRGCGGSTVKPVLRNIKKLYESGIHVEISCIYQRHNEEEILSLARHIAQISKDIPLHIMRFIPLENADPLLEPSIREAEKLCQRLKKHLSYIYLFNSPGTDYLNTFCPGCGEIIYKRDFYGPMGAKLRFADAGSIRGNTCPGCGQELKSIRGTLAKTKYQEGDFQGGYPFTRALEMMEAILITMGVSDKKKVLQVWEEVLCNNMLSQLHRDLQNLQTYMQTIRYFGRVIRLENKAEELASYLEERVALITKSLRFISNKPRVYYAMGKPLFCIKGERFENQLVEAAGGISVNKEIEGSGRPGMKISVAKLNALNPQIIFISAFISAPVEDFYADCCEAGVDVEAVRNKRVYNHPAPGWDFGSPRWILGLMYMANILHPEIFNFDVFAEAEEFYQKFYATDFSISNINRSFGKPSNKWMWK; encoded by the coding sequence ATGGAAGTAAGATTTATGAAGTGTAGTATTTGCGAAAGAGCTTGCGTAATTCCAGAAGGCAAAACAGGGGCGTGTGGCCTTTATAAAAATAACGGGCAAGAAATAACGGAACTTTATCCCGATAACTATCTTGTTGTTTGTCCGATTTCGATAGAAACAATGCCCATTTTACATTTTTATCCCGGAGGGAAGTTCCTCCAGATTAGCACGGCGGGGTGCAATTTTAATTGCAATGGATGTGTTTCAACAGTCATTGCTAAAGAAATGGATCCTGCCAGCAGAGCCTTACGTAAACTATCGCCGGAAGAAGTAGTGAGCGAAGCAATAAAAAACGATTGTATAGGAATTGCTTTTCTGATGAACGATCCCCTGGCTTCCTTGCCAACCTTTATTAAAGTCGCCAGAGTTGCCAAAAGCTGCGGCCTGCTGGTAGGTTGTTCTACGAATGCCTATTTCACTGAAACCTCATTAGCTCAAATAATTAGCGATTTGGATTTTATCAATGTCGGGGTTAAAGGCCTGTCTGACCAGGCGTATCGTGGCTGTGGCGGCAGCACGGTCAAGCCGGTTTTGCGCAATATAAAAAAACTTTATGAAAGCGGTATTCATGTTGAGATCTCCTGTATTTATCAACGCCATAATGAAGAAGAAATTTTAAGTCTCGCCCGGCATATAGCTCAAATATCCAAGGATATACCCCTGCATATAATGCGATTTATCCCGCTGGAAAATGCCGATCCTTTATTGGAGCCCTCAATACGGGAGGCGGAAAAACTTTGCCAGCGCTTGAAAAAACATCTTAGTTATATATACCTCTTCAATTCTCCCGGCACCGATTATCTTAATACCTTTTGTCCCGGCTGCGGGGAAATCATCTATAAGCGGGACTTTTACGGGCCAATGGGGGCAAAACTGAGATTTGCAGATGCGGGTTCAATCAGGGGAAATACGTGTCCTGGGTGTGGGCAAGAATTAAAAAGTATTAGGGGGACGTTAGCAAAAACAAAGTACCAGGAAGGTGATTTTCAGGGGGGCTACCCTTTTACCAGGGCTTTAGAAATGATGGAAGCAATATTAATTACCATGGGTGTTAGCGATAAAAAGAAAGTATTGCAGGTTTGGGAAGAGGTACTTTGTAATAATATGTTGTCGCAACTACATCGTGACCTGCAAAACCTGCAAACGTACATGCAAACAATCAGATATTTCGGCAGGGTAATCCGGCTAGAGAACAAAGCTGAAGAACTGGCATCCTACCTGGAAGAAAGAGTTGCTTTGATTACAAAAAGTTTACGTTTTATCAGCAATAAACCCCGTGTATATTACGCCATGGGCAAACCACTTTTTTGCATTAAAGGGGAACGTTTTGAAAATCAATTGGTTGAAGCGGCAGGCGGAATTAGCGTTAATAAAGAAATAGAAGGCAGCGGCAGGCCGGGCATGAAAATTTCAGTTGCAAAACTGAATGCCCTCAACCCGCAAATTATATTTATCTCAGCATTTATATCTGCTCCTGTTGAAGATTTTTATGCCGATTGTTGTGAGGCCGGTGTTGACGTCGAAGCGGTAAGGAATAAAAGAGTATATAATCATCCGGCTCCGGGTTGGGATTTCGGGAGTCCCAGGTGGATATTGGGTTTGATGTATATGGCCAATATTCTTCATCCCGAAATATTTAATTTTGATGTTTTTGCCGAAGCAGAAGAGTTTTATCAGAAATTTTATGCGACGGATTTTAGTATATCCAACATTAACCGCTCTTTTGGAAAACCTAGTAATAAATGGATGTGGAAATAG
- a CDS encoding class I SAM-dependent methyltransferase: protein MESEGFKVEINVEEFDRVAREVFAPVYPVIAEQIKQKTGITKGTCLDIGCGGGYLGIALAGITELYIYLFDKSPEMLEIATRNIAGHGLQKRARTLLGDVHEIPLKDQSVDLVISRGSIFFWENQQKAFQEIYRVLAPQGAAFIGGGFGNAELKKLIDARMVQKDSNWQERINKNIGENAVESFVKTLGAAGISKFEINRGEAGLWITIWK from the coding sequence ATGGAAAGCGAGGGCTTTAAAGTGGAAATTAATGTCGAAGAATTTGATAGGGTCGCCCGGGAGGTATTTGCTCCGGTTTATCCTGTCATTGCGGAACAAATAAAACAAAAAACGGGCATAACTAAAGGGACCTGCCTGGATATCGGCTGCGGTGGCGGTTATCTGGGGATTGCCCTGGCTGGTATTACAGAGTTGTATATATATTTATTTGACAAGTCTCCTGAAATGCTGGAAATAGCGACACGAAATATCGCCGGTCATGGTTTGCAAAAAAGAGCCAGAACGTTGCTTGGTGATGTCCACGAAATCCCGTTAAAAGATCAATCAGTGGATCTTGTAATAAGTAGAGGTTCAATATTTTTTTGGGAAAATCAGCAAAAGGCGTTTCAAGAAATATACAGGGTACTCGCTCCCCAGGGCGCAGCCTTTATTGGCGGGGGCTTTGGTAATGCCGAACTAAAAAAGTTAATTGATGCCAGGATGGTGCAAAAAGATAGCAACTGGCAGGAAAGAATTAACAAAAATATTGGCGAGAATGCTGTGGAGAGTTTTGTAAAGACATTGGGGGCAGCGGGAATCTCTAAATTTGAAATAAACAGGGGTGAAGCCGGATTATGGATAACAATATGGAAGTAA
- a CDS encoding ABC transporter substrate-binding protein, protein MLKRFACKWVSLLLAILILTATLAGCGSQGSGQKATGQAPAGQAAANRTIVDMAGRQVTVPTQVNKVFATSPVGSIMVYTLAPEKLAGWNYDLNEVERKFILPEYQKLPNLGGWYAKNTANIEEILKIHPQVIVSMGYMDNTALSQAEQIQKQLQIPVVMVDGELTKLDQAYEFMGDLLGDKRRAQELAAYCRDTINEVAAKVKAIPLDRKVRVYYAEGSNGLQTDPATSQHTQVLDFVGGINVAAIPPQRGPGGMGMSSVSLEQVLSWDPDVILSWNVAQGGAYETILQDPKWQSLRAVKNHRVYQVPHGPFNWFDRPPSVNRIIGVKWLANLLYPDVFNYNLVATVKDFYARFYHYNLSEQETDALLAGARGK, encoded by the coding sequence ATGTTGAAGCGTTTTGCCTGCAAATGGGTTAGCCTGCTCCTGGCCATCCTGATCTTGACTGCCACCCTGGCGGGTTGCGGCTCGCAAGGGAGTGGCCAGAAAGCAACCGGCCAGGCTCCTGCCGGTCAAGCAGCAGCTAACAGGACTATAGTCGATATGGCTGGTCGCCAGGTCACCGTTCCAACCCAAGTCAACAAGGTCTTCGCCACCAGCCCGGTGGGGAGCATCATGGTTTATACCCTGGCGCCGGAGAAACTGGCGGGGTGGAACTATGATTTAAACGAGGTAGAGAGAAAGTTTATCCTGCCCGAGTACCAGAAATTGCCCAACCTGGGGGGCTGGTATGCTAAAAACACGGCCAATATCGAGGAGATCTTAAAAATCCACCCCCAGGTCATCGTTTCCATGGGCTACATGGACAACACGGCCCTTTCCCAGGCTGAACAGATCCAGAAGCAGTTGCAGATACCGGTGGTTATGGTTGACGGCGAACTCACGAAACTGGATCAAGCCTATGAATTCATGGGCGACCTGCTGGGAGATAAACGGCGGGCACAGGAACTGGCGGCTTATTGCCGGGACACTATCAATGAGGTTGCCGCTAAAGTTAAGGCAATACCGCTGGATAGGAAGGTACGGGTTTACTACGCCGAAGGGTCCAACGGCCTGCAAACGGATCCCGCTACTTCCCAGCATACCCAGGTACTGGACTTTGTCGGCGGTATTAACGTGGCGGCCATTCCACCCCAGCGCGGCCCGGGGGGCATGGGGATGAGCTCCGTTTCCCTGGAACAGGTGCTATCCTGGGATCCCGATGTGATTCTCTCCTGGAATGTAGCCCAGGGAGGCGCCTACGAAACTATCCTGCAAGACCCTAAATGGCAGAGCCTTAGAGCTGTGAAAAACCACCGCGTCTACCAGGTTCCTCACGGGCCCTTCAACTGGTTCGACCGGCCGCCCTCTGTCAACCGTATCATCGGGGTGAAGTGGCTGGCCAACCTCCTTTATCCGGATGTTTTTAATTATAACCTGGTGGCAACGGTCAAGGATTTTTATGCCAGGTTCTACCACTATAATTTATCCGAGCAGGAAACTGATGCCCTTCTGGCCGGGGCCAGGGGGAAATAG
- a CDS encoding ABC transporter ATP-binding protein, with product MKLTLKDVTCGYWGRAVVSGVSMEVESGEIMCLLGPNGSGKTTLFKTILGLIKPQAGEILFGGENICDWSQARIARVMGYIPQAHTPPFPFKVLDVVLMGRTAHLGIFAVPSPEDKEIVQEAMAALNISHLQDRVYTEISGGERQLVLIARALAQQPQVLIMDEPTSSLDFGNQVMVLSHIKRLAHTGLAIIMASHFPDHALLYASKVMLLKKGQVYSLGRPEETVTEENLKSLYGVDVKIIRAEIPGCSETRVCVPVSRQILPKDTRREETC from the coding sequence ATGAAGCTGACGCTTAAAGATGTAACCTGTGGCTACTGGGGCCGGGCGGTCGTCAGCGGGGTATCTATGGAGGTAGAGTCCGGGGAAATAATGTGCCTGCTGGGGCCCAACGGTTCGGGGAAGACGACGCTTTTTAAAACTATCTTGGGCCTGATAAAACCACAGGCGGGAGAAATCCTATTCGGGGGTGAAAATATCTGCGATTGGTCCCAGGCCCGGATAGCCAGGGTCATGGGCTATATCCCCCAGGCCCATACCCCACCCTTCCCCTTTAAAGTTCTGGACGTGGTCCTCATGGGCCGGACGGCTCACCTGGGAATTTTCGCCGTGCCATCGCCGGAAGATAAGGAAATCGTTCAAGAGGCCATGGCTGCGTTAAATATCTCCCACCTCCAGGACCGGGTTTATACCGAGATCAGCGGCGGCGAGAGGCAACTGGTACTCATCGCCCGCGCTCTAGCCCAGCAACCTCAAGTTTTAATTATGGATGAACCCACTTCCAGCCTGGATTTTGGCAACCAGGTTATGGTCCTGAGTCACATTAAGAGGCTGGCTCATACCGGCCTGGCCATTATTATGGCCTCGCATTTTCCGGACCATGCTCTCCTGTATGCCAGCAAAGTAATGCTTCTGAAGAAGGGTCAGGTCTACAGCCTGGGCCGGCCGGAGGAGACGGTGACCGAAGAGAACCTGAAAAGCCTGTACGGCGTAGACGTAAAAATAATCCGGGCCGAAATACCGGGTTGCAGTGAGACACGGGTATGCGTCCCGGTAAGTAGGCAAATATTACCGAAAGACACCAGGAGGGAAGAAACATGTTGA
- a CDS encoding FecCD family ABC transporter permease produces MRLALARKTSPDISLVRDRWKEIALPALPLLAFLLSFPLGRYAISPGQLLTILAAKVFPIEPTWPATMETVVFQVRLPRIIAAMLVGASLATAGAAYQGMFKNPLVSPDILGASAGAGFGAALAIYFSLGVIGIQVSAFLFGLLAVFLAYALSSRIRHDPALVLVLAGILTGTLFSAGTSLIKYLADPYDKLPAITFWLMGSLASISPRDVYAALVPVLLGIIPLYLLRWRLNVLSLGEEEARALGLETAGLRLIVILCSTLMTAACVSISGMIGWVGLLVPHLARMVVGPNYKVLLPATILMGSAYLLLVDDLARVLATVEIPLGILTALIGAPFFLYLLQHTRRGWS; encoded by the coding sequence CTGCGATTGGCGCTGGCCAGGAAAACTTCGCCTGATATATCCCTGGTCAGGGATCGCTGGAAAGAAATCGCTTTGCCGGCCCTGCCCCTGCTGGCATTCCTGCTCTCTTTTCCCTTGGGCCGTTATGCCATATCCCCCGGGCAACTCCTAACCATTCTGGCGGCAAAGGTATTTCCCATCGAACCCACCTGGCCGGCCACTATGGAAACAGTAGTCTTCCAGGTGCGTCTGCCGCGTATTATCGCTGCCATGCTGGTCGGGGCCTCCCTGGCGACCGCCGGTGCCGCTTACCAGGGGATGTTTAAAAACCCCCTGGTCTCACCGGACATCCTGGGAGCCTCGGCCGGCGCCGGTTTCGGCGCCGCCCTGGCAATTTATTTCTCCCTGGGGGTAATCGGCATCCAGGTCAGCGCCTTTCTCTTCGGCCTCCTGGCCGTATTTCTGGCTTACGCCTTAAGCAGCAGGATCCGCCACGACCCTGCCCTGGTCCTGGTCCTGGCCGGCATCCTCACCGGTACCCTGTTTTCTGCCGGTACTTCCTTAATCAAGTACCTGGCCGACCCCTACGATAAATTACCAGCCATTACCTTCTGGCTCATGGGCAGCTTGGCGTCTATTTCTCCTCGGGACGTTTATGCGGCCCTGGTGCCTGTGCTGCTGGGAATAATACCCCTCTACCTCCTGCGCTGGCGCCTTAACGTCCTCTCCCTGGGGGAAGAGGAAGCCCGCGCCCTGGGCCTGGAAACCGCCGGGTTAAGGTTGATTGTCATCCTGTGCTCCACCCTGATGACCGCAGCCTGCGTCTCCATCAGCGGCATGATTGGGTGGGTGGGATTGCTGGTTCCCCATCTGGCCCGCATGGTGGTAGGGCCCAATTATAAGGTTTTATTGCCGGCCACCATCCTGATGGGCAGCGCCTACCTGCTGTTGGTTGACGACCTGGCGCGGGTGCTGGCAACGGTGGAAATCCCCCTGGGTATCCTCACTGCTTTGATTGGCGCCCCCTTTTTCCTGTATTTGTTACAGCATACCCGGAGGGGATGGTCATGA